In Mangifera indica cultivar Alphonso chromosome 1, CATAS_Mindica_2.1, whole genome shotgun sequence, a single genomic region encodes these proteins:
- the LOC123193607 gene encoding 25S rRNA (cytosine-C(5))-methyltransferase NOP2A-like: MATAALSKKKGPKAQKPPPKKKQKKHDMLAAKRSKKEDISDDSDSDISNEEVKDPREFEEKEQESDSDADSELFSDGDDPLADDFLQGSEDEDKASASGSDSGSDSKSDSDDESDIEKNSRAIDEARAREEKEALESKL, from the exons ATGGCAACTGCGGCCCTTAGTAAGAAAAAGGGACCAAAAGCACAGAAGCCCCCACCAaaaaagaagcagaagaagCATGATATGCTTGCTGCAAAACGTTCCAAGAAGGAAGATATTTCTGATGATTCTGATTCTGACATTTCAAATGAGGAAGTAAAAGACCCTCGAGAATTTGAAGAGAAAGAGCAAGAATCTGATTCTGATGCTGATTCAGAATTATTTTCAGATGGAGATGATCCCCTTGCTGATGATTTCCTTCAAGGAAGTGAAGATGAAG ACAAAGCTTCGGCTTCAGGTTCTGACTCTGGCTCTGATTCAAAATCAGATTCAGATGATGAATCTGATATTGAAAAGAATTCAAGAGCTATTGATGAAGCTCGAGCAAGGGAAGAAAAAGAGGCTCTTGAATCTAagttgtaa